A portion of the Burkholderia sp. GAS332 genome contains these proteins:
- a CDS encoding Thiosulfate reductase cytochrome b subunit: MPEPHARLIVHPLVVRITHWINAFAMVCMVMSGWAIYNASPFFPFKFPLWATVGGWLGGSIAWHFAAMWLLCANGLLYLAYGIGRGHFRRKLLPVYPRDVVHDAALAMQFKLPHDTGKYNAVQRALYLLVLFLGVLLVASGLSIWKPVQFSWLTALFGGFDFARRVHFVAMAGVVGFVVVHLALVLLVPRTLLPMLTGRARTSTHERSEA, from the coding sequence ATGCCCGAACCGCACGCACGCTTGATCGTCCATCCACTCGTCGTACGAATCACGCACTGGATCAACGCGTTTGCGATGGTCTGCATGGTGATGAGCGGCTGGGCGATCTATAACGCGTCGCCGTTCTTTCCGTTCAAGTTTCCACTGTGGGCGACCGTCGGCGGCTGGCTGGGCGGCTCGATTGCATGGCATTTCGCGGCGATGTGGCTGCTGTGCGCGAACGGCCTGCTGTATCTGGCGTATGGCATCGGGCGTGGGCATTTCCGTCGCAAGCTATTGCCGGTCTATCCGCGCGACGTCGTACACGATGCCGCATTAGCGATGCAGTTCAAGCTGCCGCACGATACCGGCAAATATAACGCGGTGCAGCGCGCGCTCTATCTCCTTGTGCTGTTCCTTGGCGTGCTGCTGGTCGCCTCGGGGCTCTCGATCTGGAAGCCCGTGCAATTCTCGTGGCTTACCGCCCTCTTCGGCGGCTTCGATTTCGCGCGTCGCGTGCATTTTGTCGCGATGGCGGGCGTGGTGGGGTTTGTCGTCGTGCATCTGGCGCTGGTGCTGCTGGTGCCACGCACGTTGCTGCCAATGTTGACGGGCCGTGCCCGAACCTCCACGCACGAAAGGAGCGAGGCATGA
- a CDS encoding DMSO/TMAO reductase YedYZ, molybdopterin-dependent catalytic subunit, translating into MSDSKRKDSQDARIVLADHKPQIERLQRRLFLRSSLSIGALAMLSGCNMQDGDSVDKVLWAMSRWNDRVQGWLFNPNKLAPTYSASQITDPFPFNAFYPEFDAPDIDGSTYQLEVSGLVSDKRTWNLDQLRALPQASQITRHICIEGWSAIGQWRGVPFRTFLERIGADLSARYVGFKCADRYYSSLDMATALHPQTQLTLDFRDAPLPAKYGYPLKLRVPTKLGFKNPKHIAAIFVTNTNPGGYWEDQGYNWFSGL; encoded by the coding sequence ATGAGCGACTCGAAACGCAAGGACTCGCAAGACGCGCGCATTGTCCTCGCCGACCACAAACCGCAAATCGAACGATTGCAACGGCGGTTGTTCCTGCGTTCATCGCTTTCGATCGGCGCGCTGGCGATGCTCTCGGGCTGCAACATGCAGGACGGCGATTCGGTCGACAAGGTCTTATGGGCCATGTCGCGCTGGAACGATCGCGTGCAAGGATGGCTGTTCAATCCCAACAAGCTCGCGCCGACCTATTCGGCGAGCCAGATCACCGACCCATTCCCGTTCAACGCGTTCTATCCGGAGTTCGACGCACCGGATATCGACGGTTCGACGTATCAACTGGAAGTATCGGGTTTAGTGTCGGACAAGCGCACGTGGAATCTCGATCAACTGCGCGCCTTGCCGCAGGCTTCGCAGATTACGCGGCACATCTGTATTGAAGGATGGAGCGCGATCGGACAATGGCGGGGGGTGCCGTTTCGCACGTTCCTCGAACGCATCGGTGCCGATCTGAGCGCACGCTATGTCGGCTTCAAATGCGCGGACCGGTATTACTCGAGCCTCGACATGGCGACGGCGTTGCATCCGCAAACCCAACTGACACTCGATTTCCGCGACGCGCCGCTGCCGGCCAAATACGGCTACCCGCTGAAGCTGCGTGTGCCGACCAAACTGGGTTTCAAGAATCCGAAGCATATCGCGGCGATCTTCGTGACCAACACGAACCCCGGCGGCTATTGGGAAGACCAGGGGTACAACTGGTTTAGCGGCCTGTAG
- a CDS encoding transcriptional regulator, AraC family gives MIRQGSHSRSQERTGEYLNILKVCLKLLAMSAVGRLVLNFKHYSLARHYTVMSTRSVEPASIERAPAAGGPVDPAQQRLVELFDLLAPTPGMTRSSFEGVNLMRANRPMPRMPVMYEPCIVIVCQGRKRGYLGDQVFQYDAQQYLVLSVPLPFECETEASPEEPFLGISVRVDLSMVAELLMALNETQGTAQNEPLGIYSTPLDPALSNAVQRLMEALASPLDARILAPGVVREICYRVLTGEQGDAIRAALTHQNHFGRIAKALRRIHADYHGQLDVDTLASEAGMSLAVFHAQFKAVTATSPMQYVKTTRLHHARLLMVQDGLNAGAAAARVGYESASQFSREFKRLFGLSPVDEVKRMRSVYDAPPPRVVKPVARYVTAV, from the coding sequence ATGATCCGGCAGGGTTCCCATAGTAGAAGCCAGGAGCGAACCGGGGAATACCTGAATATCTTGAAGGTTTGCCTAAAACTCCTGGCGATGAGCGCAGTAGGTCGTTTGGTGCTAAATTTCAAGCATTATTCTCTTGCGCGTCACTATACCGTCATGTCAACCCGTTCCGTTGAACCCGCCTCGATCGAGCGCGCCCCGGCCGCCGGCGGCCCCGTCGATCCCGCCCAGCAGCGTCTGGTCGAATTATTCGATTTGCTCGCACCCACCCCGGGCATGACGCGTTCAAGCTTCGAAGGTGTCAACCTGATGCGCGCCAATCGTCCGATGCCGCGTATGCCTGTGATGTACGAGCCGTGCATCGTGATCGTCTGCCAGGGGCGCAAGCGTGGTTATCTCGGCGATCAGGTGTTCCAGTACGACGCACAGCAGTATCTGGTGTTGTCGGTGCCGTTGCCGTTCGAATGTGAAACCGAGGCGAGCCCGGAAGAGCCGTTCCTCGGCATTTCGGTGCGCGTCGATCTGAGCATGGTGGCCGAGTTGCTGATGGCGCTGAATGAAACGCAGGGCACCGCGCAGAACGAGCCGCTCGGCATCTATTCGACGCCGCTCGATCCGGCCTTGAGCAATGCCGTGCAGCGTTTGATGGAAGCGTTGGCCTCGCCGCTCGACGCGCGCATTCTCGCGCCTGGCGTGGTGCGCGAAATCTGTTATCGCGTGCTGACGGGCGAGCAGGGTGACGCGATTCGCGCGGCACTCACGCATCAGAATCATTTCGGTCGGATCGCCAAGGCGCTCAGGCGTATTCACGCCGACTATCACGGGCAACTCGATGTCGATACGCTCGCCTCTGAAGCGGGCATGAGCCTCGCCGTCTTTCATGCGCAATTCAAGGCCGTGACGGCGACCTCGCCGATGCAATACGTGAAGACCACGCGTTTGCATCACGCGCGTTTGTTGATGGTGCAGGATGGTTTGAATGCGGGCGCGGCAGCGGCGCGGGTCGGTTACGAAAGCGCGTCGCAATTCAGCCGCGAGTTCAAGCGTCTGTTCGGCTTGAGCCCCGTCGATGAAGTCAAGCGCATGCGCAGCGTGTACGATGCGCCGCCGCCGCGCGTGGTCAAGCCGGTCGCGCGTTATGTGACGGCGGTATAA
- a CDS encoding uncharacterized zinc-type alcohol dehydrogenase-like protein, translated as MSTTYAYAATDATAPLAPFEIQRRELRAHDVQMEVLFCGVCHSDLHQARNEWKNTVFPVVPGHEIVGRVTAVGPDVTKYKAGDLVGVGCLVDSCRTCASCEEGLEQYCENGFVGTYNGVDRVDGQITYGGYSTQLVVDEAFTLRVPENLDPAGVAPLLCAGITTYSPLRTWGAGPGKKVGIVGLGGLGHMGVKLARAMGAHVVLFTTSPSKIEDAKRLGAHEVVISKHAEEMGAHANSFDFILNTVAAQHDLNPFLSLLKLDGTMTLVGAPEHDHPSPQVFNLIFKRRRLAGSLIGGIAETQEMLDFCGEHGITSDIEVIPMQGINEAYERMLKSDVKYRFVVDMDSLRK; from the coding sequence ATGAGCACGACTTATGCCTATGCAGCGACCGACGCTACCGCGCCGCTCGCCCCGTTCGAAATCCAGCGCCGCGAACTGCGCGCCCATGACGTACAGATGGAAGTCCTGTTTTGCGGCGTGTGTCATTCCGATTTGCATCAGGCACGCAACGAATGGAAGAACACGGTTTTTCCGGTGGTGCCGGGCCATGAAATTGTCGGCCGCGTGACCGCGGTCGGTCCGGACGTGACGAAGTACAAGGCAGGCGATCTGGTGGGTGTGGGGTGTCTGGTCGATTCGTGCCGTACGTGTGCGAGTTGCGAGGAAGGTCTCGAGCAGTATTGTGAAAACGGTTTTGTCGGCACATACAACGGTGTTGACCGGGTTGACGGTCAGATCACCTACGGTGGTTATTCGACGCAACTGGTGGTGGATGAGGCATTCACGCTGCGCGTGCCGGAGAATCTCGACCCGGCGGGTGTAGCGCCGTTGCTGTGCGCGGGTATCACGACGTATTCGCCGCTGCGCACGTGGGGTGCCGGTCCTGGCAAGAAGGTCGGGATTGTCGGCCTTGGCGGCTTGGGGCATATGGGCGTGAAGTTGGCCCGTGCGATGGGTGCGCATGTTGTGTTGTTTACGACGTCGCCGTCGAAGATTGAGGATGCGAAGCGGCTTGGTGCGCATGAGGTGGTCATCTCTAAGCATGCTGAAGAGATGGGCGCGCATGCCAATAGCTTTGATTTCATTCTGAATACCGTGGCTGCGCAGCATGATTTGAATCCGTTTTTGAGTCTGCTGAAGCTTGATGGGACGATGACGCTGGTGGGTGCGCCGGAGCATGATCATCCGTCGCCGCAGGTGTTCAATCTGATCTTTAAGCGTCGCCGGTTGGCGGGGTCGTTGATTGGTGGGATCGCTGAGACGCAGGAGATGCTGGATTTCTGTGGCGAGCATGGGATTACTTCGGATATTGAGGTGATTCCTATGCAGGGGATTAATGAGGCTTATGAACGGATGCTTAAGAGTGATGTTAAGTATCGGTTTGTGGTTGATATGGATTCCTTAAGGAAGTGA
- a CDS encoding transcriptional regulator, LysR family, with the protein MIDRITAMRTFIRIVDTNSFTRAAESLDIPRATATTIVQNLEALLGTALLTRTTRRLSITPEGAAYYERCAQILADIDEMEASLRHATDNLTGRLRIEMPGAVASTIVLPALDDFHTRYPNLDLAIGISNRTVDLISEAIDCSIQLGELPDSNLIARQLGTLEHVTCASPAYLAHHGTPADIDDLRGHVAVNCMSPHNGREVDFDFEVDGEAQTVKVKGFVKVSDEQAYLTCGLQGLGLIQPARIAAQPYLDSGLLREVLPQWKPVPMPVSVAYVKNRRVSPRVRAFVDWLAELFEQTEHVDQDLSRVRQLLRGLHPA; encoded by the coding sequence GTGATTGACAGAATAACTGCAATGCGGACATTCATCCGAATCGTGGACACAAACAGCTTCACCCGCGCAGCGGAATCCCTCGACATTCCCCGCGCGACAGCCACAACGATTGTCCAGAACCTGGAAGCCCTGCTAGGCACCGCCCTCTTGACCCGCACAACGCGGCGCCTAAGCATCACCCCAGAAGGCGCCGCCTACTACGAACGCTGCGCGCAAATCCTCGCCGACATCGACGAAATGGAAGCCAGCCTGCGTCACGCAACGGACAACCTGACCGGCCGCCTGCGCATTGAAATGCCCGGCGCGGTAGCGAGCACCATCGTCCTGCCGGCACTGGACGACTTCCACACCCGCTACCCGAACCTCGATCTGGCCATCGGCATCAGCAACCGCACGGTTGACCTGATCTCGGAAGCCATCGACTGCAGCATCCAGCTAGGCGAATTGCCAGATTCGAATCTGATCGCGCGGCAGTTAGGCACCCTCGAACACGTGACATGCGCAAGCCCAGCCTACCTGGCCCACCACGGCACGCCCGCCGACATCGACGATCTACGCGGACACGTCGCCGTCAACTGCATGTCGCCGCACAACGGCCGCGAAGTCGACTTCGACTTCGAAGTGGACGGCGAAGCGCAAACCGTCAAGGTAAAGGGCTTCGTCAAGGTGAGCGACGAGCAGGCCTATCTCACCTGCGGATTGCAAGGCCTGGGCCTGATCCAACCCGCGCGGATCGCCGCGCAGCCCTACCTCGATTCGGGACTGTTGCGCGAAGTGCTCCCGCAATGGAAACCCGTGCCGATGCCGGTCTCAGTCGCGTATGTGAAGAACCGCCGGGTGTCGCCGCGCGTGCGGGCCTTCGTCGACTGGCTCGCGGAGTTGTTCGAGCAAACCGAACACGTCGATCAGGACCTGTCGCGAGTCCGTCAACTGTTGCGTGGCCTGCATCCCGCCTGA